The Vicia villosa cultivar HV-30 ecotype Madison, WI linkage group LG1, Vvil1.0, whole genome shotgun sequence genome includes a region encoding these proteins:
- the LOC131633799 gene encoding uncharacterized protein LOC131633799, translated as MVNRSIVMSIQTLNHPSFLVGVVFRNRTHTQYRTRLLNSTVSSVFLSDDSGNFEELRSSNSCVMLSQQNTVGVIGGVSVLSTLVFLEKLACWSSRNGKQCPPFVVCSDPVLSKALSLHGSFPSTRNRMDRIKLNQELMIENLRHKRNILHQSGARGLALPCHLSHAWHSEISQDSSLPFLHVGDCVAMELKNAKMKPIHAANTVRIGLLTTDSAFVVCYYKDKLQNQGFEVVLLDKETEEHILIPAMEAFQRKDREGARNLLRIAIHVLLVRGVNVVILASDDLLGILPHNDPILRKCIDPMDALARSIINWAETTAKVPGGF; from the exons ATGGTAAATAGGAGCATAGTGATGTCCATACAGACACTGAATCATCCCTCATTTCTGGTTGGTGTTGTCTTTAGAAACCGAACTCATACTCAATACAGAACAAGATTGTTGAATTCAACTGTATCTTCAGTTTTTCTTAGTGATGATAGTGGAAATTTTGAGGAACTAAGATCATCAAATTCATGCGTCATGCTAAGCCAACAAAACACTGTTGGTGTTATAGGAGGAGTATCAGTTTTATCAACTcttgttttcttggaaaaactAGCTTGCTGGAGTTCAAGGAATGGTAAACAATGTCCACCTTTTGTTGTCTGCAGTGATCCTGTGTTGAGCAAGGCGCTTTCGTTACACGGTTCTTTTCCTTCTACAAGGAACAGAATGGACCGCATCAAATTGAATCAAGAGCTGATGATTGAGAATTTGCGGCACAAGAGAAACATTCTTCACCAATCCGGAGCTCGCGGTTTGGCCTTGCCTTGTCATCTGTCACATGCTTGGCACAGTGAAATTTCACAAGACAGTTCTCTACCTTTTCTTCATGTTGGTGACTGTGTGGCCATGGAACTCAAGAATGCTAAGATGAAACCAATTCATGCTGCGAATACCGTGAGGATTGGACTGCTCACTACAGATTCAGCCTTTGTAGTTTGTTATTACAAggataagcttcaaaatcag GGTTTTGAAGTAGTATTGCTAGACAAAGAGACAGAGGAACACATACTAATTCCTGCAATGGAGGCTTTTCAGAGAAAAGACAGAGAAGGTGCAAGGAATTTGCTGAGAATTGCAATCCATGTTCTTTTGGTAAGGGGAGTGAATGTGGTGATTCTGGCATCTGATGATTTGCTAGGGATTCTCCCTCACAATGATCCTATTCTTAGGAAATGTATAGATCCCATGGATGCTTTGGCTAGATCAATTATAAATTGGGCAGAAACAACAGCAAAGGTACCTGGGGGATTTTAG
- the LOC131633806 gene encoding nudix hydrolase 19, chloroplastic-like translates to MSINLHHHAFAGNPLRSIPADQLSPSAALKSLNTIILQNNPSPPSPNFKVLPFRNGSPLASSSVGSDHSPPIWHLAWISLDDLKAIFKSSGAKLNGDSLVYLGSSAEDDAVYWAIDVSAKVPKLGTDPNVGSRFVELRTLMVATDWEDIKAMQNLAIAGQAKALLEWHNISQFCGHCGKKTVSVEAGRRKQCSNDSCKKRIYPRVDPVVIMLVIDRENDCVLLGTRPKVISRVWSCLAGFAEQGESLEEAVRRETWEESRIEVGEVVYHSSQPWPLGSNSIPCQLMVGFFAYAKSREIIVDKKELEDVKWFSREDIRKALTLAEYKKAQRTAASKVEQICKGVEKSRSLAGDFNVESSEHAPIFVPGPFAIAHHLISSWAFSDQNAH, encoded by the exons ATGTCCATAAACTTACACCATCATGCCTTCGCCGGAAACCCTCTAAGATCAATTCCCGCCGATCAACTTTCACCCTCCGCCGCTCTCAAATCCCTCAACACCATAATTCTACAAAACAATCCTTCTCCTCCTTCTCCCAATTTCAAGGTACTTCCGTTCAGAAACGGAAGTCCTCTAGCCTCTTCCTCCGTTGGCTCCGATCACTCGCCGCCGATTTGGCATCTGGCTTGGATCAGTTTGGACGATCTTAAAGCCATCTTCAAAAGTTCAGGTGCCAAGCTGAATGGAGACTCATTGGTGTACTTGGGTTCGTCTGCAGAGGACGACGCTGTTTACTGGGCAATCGATGTTTCCGCTAAGGTACCTAAATTGGGTACCGATCCCAACGTGGGATCGCGGTTCGTAGAGCTCCGAACTCTCATGGTGGCCACCGATTGGGAAGATATCAAAGCAATGCAAAACCTAGCTATTGCTGGTCAA GCTAAGGCACTGCTAGAATGGCATAATATTTCTCAATTCTGTGGACATTGTGGAAAGAAAACTGTTTCTGTCGAAGCTGGGAGACGGAAGCAATGTTCTAATGACTCTTGCAAGAAAAGGATTTATCCCCGTGTTGACCcg GTGGTAATTATGCTTGTGATTGATAGAGAGAATGACTGCGTCCTCTTGGGTACACGACCGAAGGTTATTTCTCGAGTGTGGAGCTGCTTGGCTGGTTTCGCAGAG CAAGGAGAAAGCTTGGAGGAAGCTGTAAGAAGAGAAACTTGGGAAGAGAGTCGTATTGAAGTGGGAGAAGTTGTATATCACAGTTCTCAGCCATGGCCCC TTGGTTCAAATAGCATTCCATGCCAGCTGATGGTTGGGTTCTTCGCATATGCAAAATCCCGCGAAATAATTGTGGACAAGAAAGAGTTAGAAG ATGTGAAGTGGTTCAGTAGAGAAGACATACGAAAAGCATTAACGTTGGCCGAATATAAAAAAGCCCAAAGAACAGCAGCATCAAAGGTAGAACAAATATGCAAGGGAGTAGAAAAGAGTAGGAGCTTGGCTGGAGATTTCAACGTGGAAAGTAGTGAACATGCTCCAATATTTGTTCCTGGACCTTTTGCAATAGCCCACCACCTTATTTCCTCTTGGGCCTTCTCAGATCAAAATGCCCATTAA
- the LOC131604119 gene encoding zinc finger CCCH domain-containing protein 39-like encodes MSYPYNVPTSRMSPPQFASSSSDAIEVRPQFPMNNERFEPGSTMDISHSFKRPRMSDNSHSNTITGPPPRMNHPPPNRPTGNIFFKTRICTKFGFGTCRNGENCTFAHGVDEIRKPPPNWQELVRPRMQLGGNSNDDQKVIPTEERMQLGRNWNDDQKIIHEMKLCKKYYNGEECPYGDKCNFLHEDPAMFRDDSCETRESSAISIATFNNLGGNRAGTMPARGTYWKTKICHKWMNTGSCPFGDNCHYVHADAEAQVPIPGGGIEAEAAVAIANSAKDVIPTLPTIGYSVNNAPTTLPANVPVVTEEEKKAKKELLWKKLNKINRIYGDWIDD; translated from the exons ATGAGTTATCCATACAATGTTCCAACCTCTAGGATGTCACCACCGCAATTCGCCTCCTCGTCCAGCGACGCCATTGAAGTGAGGCCTCAATTTCCAATGAACAATGAACGATTTGAACCGGGTTCAACCATGGATATTTCCCATTCCTTCAAAAGGCCAAGAATGTCTGACAACAGCCATTCCAATACAATCACGGGCCCTCCTCCAAGGATGAATCACCCTCCACCAAACAGACCAACGGGCAACATTTTCTTCAAGACCCGCATTTGTACCAAGTTCGGGTTTGGCACCTGTAGAAACGGTGAAAATTGTACCTTTGCTCATGGGGTTGACGAGATAAGGAAGCCACCCCCAAACTGGCAGGAGCTTGTCCGTCCTCGTATGCAATTGGGCGGGAATTCGAATGATGATCAGAAAGTCATTCCCACTGAAGAACGGATGCAATTGGGCAGGAATtggaatgatgatcagaaaatcATTCACGAGATGAAACTTTGCAAGAAGTATTACAATGGGGAGGAATGTCCTTATGGTGATAAGTGTAACTTTCTTCATGAGGATCCTGCTATGTTTAGGGACGACTCTTGTGAAACAAGAGAGTCCTCTGCAATCAGTATTGCAACTTTTAATAATTTGGGAGGCAATAGGGCTGGGACTATGCCAGCAAGGGGCACTTATTGGAAGACTAAGATTTGTCACAAGTGGATGAATACCGGGAGCTGTCCCTTTGGTGATAACTGTCACTATGTTCATGCAGATGCAG aggcacaagttCCAATTCCTGGTGGAGGTATTGAAGCTGAAGCTGCAGTAGCCATAGCGAATTCAGCAAAAGATGTCATTCCAACTTTACCAACAATAGGTTATTCTGTCAATAATGCACCTACTACCTTACCGGCAAATGTACCAGTGGTGACGGAAGAGGAGAAGAAGGCCAAGAAGGAATTACTTTGGAAGAAATTAAACAAGATCAACCGTATTTATGGCGATTGGATTGATGATTAA
- the LOC131604127 gene encoding zinc finger CCCH domain-containing protein 39-like: protein MSYSDIVPTFTMSPPQFSSSSTSDHSHSFIRTRVSDKYHSNALMGPPPSRGRSNIFFKTRICIKFGFGSCRNGQNCSFAHGVEDIRQPPPNWQELVRPRTEERLQLGGNSNDDQKIIHKMKLCKKYCNGEQCPYGDKCNFLHEDPAKFRDDSWKTRESSAISAGTFGDGSNNLEGNRVGTEPARGTYSKTKMCLRWLNTGSCPFDDNCHFAHGDAELQAPGGAIEAEAAVAIANSTKATTSPASVPAATEEEKKTKKELLWLKLNKINRIYGDWIDDLPLGRPDLPREP from the exons ATGAGTTATTCGGATATCGTTCCAACTTTTACGATGTCACCGCCGCAATTCTCATCATCCAGCA CGTCGGATCATTCCCATTCCTTCATAAGGACAAGAGTTTCCGACAAATATCATTCCAATGCATTGATGGGTCCTCCACCAAGCCGAGGAAGGAGCAACATTTTCTTCAAGACCCGTATTTGTATCAAGTTCGGGTTTGGTAGCTGTAGAAACGGTCAAAACTGTAGCTTTGCTCATGGGGTAGAAGATATAAGGCAGCCACCACCAAACTGGCAGGAGCTTGTCCGTCCACGTACTGAAGAACGTCTGCAATTGGGGGGGAATtcgaatgatgatcagaaaatcATTCACAAGATGAAGCTGTGCAAGAAGTATTGCAATGGTGAACAATGTCCTTATGGTGATAAGTGTAACTTTCTTCATGAGGATCCTGCCAAGTTTAGGGATGACTCTTGGAAAACAAGAGAGTCCTCTGCAATCAGCGCTGGAACTTTTGGGGATGGTTCTAATAATTTGGAAGGCAATAGGGTTGGGACTGAGCCAGCAAGGGGCACTTATTCAAAGACTAAGATGTGTCTCAGGTGGTTGAATACCGGTAGCTGCCCCTTTGATGATAATTGTCATTTTGCTCATGGAGATGCAG AGTTACAAGCTCCTGGAGGAGCCATTGAAGCTGAAGCCGCAGTTGCCATTGCAAACTCAACAAAAG CTACTACATCACCGGCAAGTGTACCTGCGGCGacagaagaggagaagaagacCAAGAAGGAATTACTTTGGTTGAAATTAAACAAGATCAACCGTATTTATGGTGATTGGATTGATGATTTACCTCTCGGTCGTCCTGATTTGCCAAGGGAGCCCTGA